Proteins encoded in a region of the Planococcus citri chromosome 1, ihPlaCitr1.1, whole genome shotgun sequence genome:
- the LOC135831252 gene encoding transient receptor potential cation channel protein painless-like codes for MDRVVTKAMYSTVEDEVEIMSEIEEHINHIVEKMKDDEISLDDCDIIESDRLMILIKQLKLQGDTTIGTCSRPGKVFKHDWIREIITNFCPKTAKQLQKESDESTTSIMRAARHGNFLHLQTLLKNERKKQLNAAAGKTILLALLDGIIAYKYKKYPGRVLLENLIADKGVRESIRDSFFPPTETSEFPGQTPDHYQCLEHILKKVPINQLDINFEDVHGNTALHYAVAWQEAKAIGLLLQNGAYMCTENKNGMIPLKSINPEILQQYLDSCISSNNYPPEHTDYQITIDFKLFMPQQQQLGGEKQENICESKPVLILHEDSRFNKLLCHPVITSYLCLKWHKVKIFFYLNLMWYFIYWFLLNSYVFCISHQASNCTRNNTDDFHETINSAFGNVCKLPVSHCWKILIIISCSTLIYRELNQIWNLPTSYFKFKENWMEMCLFASTFYFLRVEQNSQISTVLAAAIVLVSWLELVLLIGRHPLLSTHIEMFKNVSENFFKHLFLYSIMVIAFAFSFYILFKDAKADGKSPSIFQFPTASIFKTFLMSISGFETSTITLSKATIWSQVFLLIFTFIVSIVLLNLLNGLAFGDTLKTQDASELIGITSRINFIAQVESMTALPFFKFIDKLCQWFCCCSFGKKSRKGSERVSIEEPSSTTSTFVKQNSALFFTKTIYSCICLSYTLKDCKIKIFPNRKLLSQIRCDRKIIEKAVDILKNKQSSKTQEMAEFCKQILQEIKMNSGLYYPPCEVCAAKGSN; via the coding sequence ATGGATCGAGTGGTCACGAAAGCGATGTATTCAACAGTCGAAGACGAAGTGGAAATAATGTCCGAGATCGAAGAACACATTAATCACATTGTAGAAAAGATGAAAGATGATGAAATATCTCTCGACGATTGTGACATCATCGAAAGCGATCGATTAATGATACTGATAAAACAGCTGAAACTTCAAGGAGATACAACAATTGGCACATGCAGCAGGCCTGGAAAGGTTTTCAAACACGACTGGATTCGTGAAATCATCACTAACTTCTGCCCCAAAACAGCAAAACAACTGCAGAAAGAATCGGATGAATCTACTACGTCCATAATGAGAGCTGCCAGACATGGTAATTTCCTACATTTGCagacattattaaaaaatgagaggaaaaaacaACTGAATGCAGCTGCGGGGAAAACTATACTGCTTGCTTTACTCGATGGTATAATTGcctataaatataaaaaatatccaGGCAGagtacttttggaaaatttaatagCAGACAAAGGAGTACGTGAATCCATAAGAGACTCATTTTTTCCACCAACAGAAACATCCGAGTTTCCAGGACAAACACCAGATCATTATCAATGCCTAGAACATATTCTGAAAAAGGTTCCAATCAACCAACTGGATATAAATTTCGAAGACGTTCATGGAAATACAGCTTTGCATTACGCAGTCGCTTGGCAAGAGGCAAAAGCTatagggctacttttgcaaaaTGGCGCTTACATGTGCACAGAAAATAAAAACGGTAtgattcctttgaaatcaatCAACCCAGAAATACTGCAACAATACTTAGATAGCTGCATCTCATCCAATAATTACCCTCCAGAACACACAGATTATCAGATTACCATAGATTTCAAACTGTTTATGCCACAACAACAACAGCTTGGGGGAGAAAAACAGGAAAACATTTGCGAATCCAAACCTGTGCTGATATTGCACGAAGATTCCAGATTTAATAAACTACTCTGTCATCCGGTTATAACGAGTTATCTGTGCTTGAAATGGCACAAAGTTAAAATATTCTTCTACTTGAACTTGATGTGGTACTTCATATACTGGTTTTTACTTAATTCCTATGTGTTTTGCATTTCTCATCAGGCATCTAATTGTACTCGTAACAACACAGATGACTTCCATGAAACCATTAATTCCGCGTTTGGCAATGTTTGTAAATTACCGGTTTCTCACTGCTGGAAAATCTTGATCATTATTTCATGCTCAACACTTATCTACAGGGAATTGAATCAGATCTGGAATCTACCAACGagttatttcaaatttaaggAAAACTGGATGGAAATGTGTTTGTTCGCATCAACTTTCTATTTCTTGCGTGTTGAGCAGAACAGTCAAATAAGTACTGTATTGGCTGCTGCGATCGTATTGGTTTCGTGGTTAGAACTGGTGTTATTGATAGGTCGACATCCTCTTCTTTCCACTcatattgaaatgtttaaaaacgtATCGGAGAATTTCTTCAAACATCTATTTCTGTATTCTATCATGGTTATTGCATTCGCTTTCAGCTTCTATATCCTATTCAAAGATGCAAAAGCTGATGGTAAATCGCCCAGCATATTCCAATTTCCCACCGCGTCCATCTTCAAGACATTCCTCATGAGCATAAGTGGATTCGAAACTTCGACAATCACATTGAGTAAAGCTACTATTTGGTCTCAAGTATTCTTGTTGATATTCACCTTTATCGTATCTATCGTCCTTCTCAATTTGTTGAACGGGTTGGCTTTTGGTGATACTCTGAAAACCCAAGACGCATCTGAACTTATAGGAATAACATCTCGAATTAATTTCATAGCCCAAGTTGAAAGTATGACAGCTCTACcctttttcaagttcattgatAAACTTTGTCAATGGTTTTGTTGCTGTTCCTTTGGTAAAAAAAGTCGGAAAGGTTCTGAACGAGTCAGTATTGAGGAGCCTTCCTCCACCACGTCGACTTTTGTTAAGCAAAACTCGGCTTTGTTCTTCACTAAAACTATTTATAGCTGTATTTGCCTGAGTTATACTTTGAAGGattgtaaaatcaaaatatttccaaatcgTAAACTTCTGAGTCAAATAAGATGTGATCGCAAGATAATCGAAAAGGctgttgatattttgaaaaataaacaaagcaGCAAGACTCAAGAGATGGCTGAATTTTGTAAGCAAATACTTCAAGAAATTAAAATGAACTCTGGCCTTTATTACCCTCCTTGTGAGGTCTGTGCAGCTAAAGGGTCAAATTAA
- the LOC135831257 gene encoding transient receptor potential cation channel protein painless-like, translating to MDRVIMKAMDSTVDDEAEIMCEIEKHINHIVEKMEDEEISLDDYDALDSPQLIRLIKHLRHEEETTIGICSGPGKVFKHDWIREIITNFCPQTANQLQKESDESTTSIMRAARHGNFLHLQTLLKSERKEQLNAAPGKTILIALLDGIIAYKYKHNPGRVLLENLIADKGVLESIRDSFFPPKETSEFPGQTPDHYQCLEYILKNVPINQLDINFEDVNGNTALHYAVAWQEAKAIGLLLQNGAYMCTENKNGMIPLKSINPEILQQYLDSCISSNNYPPEHADYQITIDFKLFMPQQQQLGGEKQENICESKPVLILHEDSTFNKLLSHPVITSYLCLKWHKVRIFFYLNLMWYFIYWFLLNSHLFCISYQASRKNNTDDSDGTTSLSLDNICELPVSHSWQILIIISCSTLIYRELNQIWNLPMTYFKFKENWMELCLFASTFYFLFVVHNSPILASAMVLVSWLELVLLIGRHPLLSTHIEMFKTVSVNFFKYLFLYSIMVIAFAFSFYILFSDAEEPSKFQLITSSIFKTFFMSKSGFDTSTIPLSEFTIWAQVCSIIFTFTISIVLLNLLNGLAFGDTLKTRDASELIGISSRINFIAQVESMTVLHILNFIDKLCQWFCCCSFGKKSRKGSERVSIEDPSSTTSTSGKQNSASFFTKTIYNRICLSYTLKDGKIKIFPNRKLLSQIRCDRKIMEKAVDILKSKQSSKTQEMAEVCKQILQEIKTEISASLYYPPREGCAAKGSN from the coding sequence ATGGATCGAGTAATCATGAAAGCGATGGATTCAACAGTCGACGACGAAGCAGAAATAATGTGTGAGATCGAAAAACACATTAATCACATTGTAGAGAAGATGGAAGATGAGGAAATATCTCTAGACGATTATGACGCCCTCGACAGCCCTCAATTAATAAGACTGATAAAACATCTGAGACATGAAGAAGAAACAACAATTGGCATATGCAGCGGGCCTGGAAAGGTTTTCAAACACGACTGGATTCGTGAAATCATCACAAACTTCTGCCCCCAAACAGCGAATCAACTGCAGAAAGAATCGGATGAATCTACCACGTCCATAATGAGAGCTGCCAGACATGGTAATTTCCTACATTTGCAGACATTATTAAAGAGTGAGAGGAAAGAACAATTGAATGCTGCTCCAGGGAAAACCATATTAATTGCTTTACTCGATGGTATAATTGCCTATAAATATAAACATAATCCAGGCAGagtacttttggaaaatttaatagCAGACAAGGGAGTACTTGAATCCATAAGAGATTCGTTTTTTCCACCAAAAGAAACATCCGAGTTTCCAGGACAAACACCAGATCATTATCAATGCCTAGAAtatattctgaaaaatgttccaaTCAACCAACTGGATATAAATTTCGAAGACGTTAATGGAAATACAGCTTTGCATTACGCAGTTGCTTGGCAAGAGGCAAAAGCTatagggctacttttgcaaaaTGGGGCTTACATGTGCACAGAGAATAAAAACGGTAtgattcctttgaaatcaatCAACCCAGAAATCCTGCAACAGTACCTAGATAGCTGCATCTCATCCAATAATTACCCTCCAGAGCACGCAGATTATCAGATTACCATAGATTTCAAACTGTTTATGCCACAACAACAACAGCTTGGGGGAGAAAAACAGGAAAACATTTGCGAATCCAAACCTGTGCTGATATTGCACGAAGATTCCACATTCAATAAACTGCTCAGTCATCCAGTTATAACGAGTTATCTGTGCTTGAAATGGCACAAAGTTAGAATATTCTTCTACTTGAACTTGATGTGGTACTTCATTTACTGGTTTCTACTTAATTCCCATCTGTTTTGCATTTCTTATCAGGCATCTCGTAAAAACAACACAGATGACTCCGATGGAACCACGAGCTTATCGCTTGATAATATTTGTGAATTACCGGTTTCTCACAGCTGGCAAATCTTGATCATTATTTCTTGCTCAACACTTATCTACAGGGAATTGAATCAGATCTGGAATCTACCAATGacgtatttcaaatttaaagaaaactgGATGGAACTATGTTTGTTCGCATCAACTTTCTATTTCCTGTTTGTTGTGCACAACAGTCCAATATTGGCTTCTGCGATGGTATTGGTTTCGTGGTTAGAACTGGTGTTATTGATAGGTCGACATCCTCTACTTTCCACTCatattgaaatgttcaaaacagtATCGGTGAACTTCTTCAAATATCTGTTTCTGTATTCTATCATGGTGATTGCCTTCGCTTTCAGCTTCTATATCTTATTTAGTGATGCAGAAGAGCCCAGCAAATTCCAATTAATCACCTCGTCCATCTTCAAGACATTTTTCATGAGCAAAAGTGGATTCGACACTTCGACTATTCCATTAAGTGAATTTACTATTTGGGCTCAAGTATGCTCAATCATATTCACCTTTACCATATCTATCGTACTTCTGAATTTGTTGAACGGGTTGGCTTTTGGCGATACTCTGAAAACCCGAGACGCATCTGAACTTATAGGGATATCATCCCGAATTAATTTCATAGCCCAAGTTGAAAGTATGACAGTGCTacacattttaaatttcattgatAAACTTTGTCAATGGTTTTGTTGCTGTTCCTTTGGGAAAAAAAGTCGGAAAGGTTCTGAACGAGTCAGTATTGAGGACCCTTCCTCCACCACGTCGACTTCTGGTAAACAAAACTCGGCTTCGTTTTTCACTAAAACTATCTATAACCGTATTTGCCTGAGTTATACTTTGAAGGatggtaaaatcaaaatttttccaaatcgtAAACTTCTGAGTCAAATAAGATGTGATCGCAAGATAATGGAGAAGGctgttgatattttgaaaagtaaacaaaGCAGCAAGACCCAAGAGATGGCTGAAGTCTGTAAGCAAATACTTCAAGAAATTAAAACAGAAATCAGCGCTAGCCTTTATTACCCTCCTCGTGAGGGCTGTGCAGCTAAAGGGTCAAATTAA